The following coding sequences are from one Streptomyces venezuelae window:
- a CDS encoding acyltransferase, translated as MPKNRNTFSSLAAAPRRLAQRAVHAGWDWVQRTGAVTAARPGRLRFGALGQGTKLAFPQGTVFGEPWIRIGDHCIVGQHVTLTAGMMPDLDLGPDPILRIGNGVVLGRGSHVIADTTVSIGDDCYFGPYVYVTSTNHSYDDPHTPIGKQWPRMDPVEIGPGCWVGTGAVILPGARIGRNVVVAAGAVVRGEVPDHAVVAGAPARVVRTWDAEHGWQPPLRTPAPVPIPDGVTPEQLVALGELGERGESGRLDEV; from the coding sequence GTGCCGAAGAACAGGAACACGTTCTCATCCCTTGCCGCCGCGCCCCGCAGGCTCGCGCAGCGCGCCGTCCACGCGGGCTGGGACTGGGTGCAGCGCACGGGCGCGGTGACCGCCGCGCGCCCGGGGCGGCTGCGGTTCGGCGCGCTCGGGCAGGGCACGAAGCTCGCGTTCCCGCAGGGCACGGTCTTCGGCGAGCCGTGGATCAGGATCGGCGACCACTGCATCGTGGGCCAGCACGTCACCCTCACCGCGGGCATGATGCCCGACCTCGACCTCGGCCCCGACCCGATCCTGCGCATCGGCAACGGCGTCGTGCTCGGCAGGGGCAGCCACGTCATCGCGGACACGACGGTCTCCATCGGCGACGACTGCTACTTCGGTCCCTACGTCTACGTGACCTCCACCAATCACTCCTACGACGACCCGCACACGCCCATCGGCAAGCAGTGGCCGCGGATGGACCCGGTGGAGATCGGGCCGGGGTGCTGGGTGGGGACCGGTGCGGTGATCCTGCCGGGGGCGCGGATCGGGCGGAACGTGGTGGTCGCCGCGGGCGCGGTGGTCCGGGGCGAGGTGCCCGACCACGCCGTGGTGGCGGGGGCGCCCGCGAGGGTCGTCCGGACCTGGGACGCCGAGCACGGGTGGCAGCCGCCGCTGCGGACGCCGGCGCCGGTGCCGATCCCTGACGGGGTCACGCCGGAACAACTGGTGGCGCTCGGCGAGTTGGGAGAGCGGGGGGAGTCGGGGAGGCTGGACGAGGTCTGA
- a CDS encoding helix-turn-helix domain-containing protein: MSDLDQLTQSLARNLKRWRNERGFTLDALAARAGVSRGMIIQIEQARTNPSVGITVKLADALGVSITTLLDYEQGSHVRLVPPEQAVRMWSTEAGSSTTLVVGAEARGPFELWSWHLMPGEGNDSDAHPPGTIELLHVTRGELTLVVDGAEHAVPAGTGATFEADVAHGYHNKGAEPVEMTMSVSVPPAHAGAY; this comes from the coding sequence GTGTCGGACCTCGACCAGCTGACCCAGTCGCTCGCCCGCAACCTCAAGCGCTGGCGCAACGAGCGGGGCTTCACGCTCGACGCGCTCGCCGCCCGCGCCGGTGTGAGCCGCGGCATGATCATCCAGATCGAGCAGGCCAGGACCAACCCCAGCGTGGGCATCACGGTGAAGCTCGCGGACGCGCTGGGCGTCAGCATCACCACCCTCCTCGACTACGAACAGGGCTCCCACGTCCGGCTCGTGCCGCCGGAGCAGGCGGTCCGCATGTGGTCCACGGAGGCCGGCAGCAGCACGACGCTCGTCGTGGGGGCCGAGGCGCGCGGCCCCTTCGAGCTCTGGTCGTGGCATCTGATGCCGGGGGAGGGCAACGACTCCGACGCGCACCCACCGGGCACCATCGAGCTGCTGCACGTCACGCGCGGCGAGCTGACGCTCGTCGTGGACGGCGCCGAGCACGCCGTCCCCGCGGGGACGGGCGCCACCTTCGAGGCCGACGTGGCGCACGGCTACCACAACAAGGGCGCCGAGCCCGTCGAGATGACGATGTCGGTCTCGGTGCCGCCGGCCCACGCGGGCGCCTACTGA
- a CDS encoding GNAT family N-acetyltransferase → MPSTPLVATQPSSYVTSIADTTEQIRAAQRLRHRVFAEELGAALDTPLPGHDIDAFDDLADHLIVTDTSSGDVVGTYRIIPPGRARRSYSDGEFDLVALNALRSSTVEAGRSCVHPDHRSGAVITLMWSALARYVLLSGHRYLAGCASVPLADGGRAATAAWLLGTARHAAPPELRVHPRRPWTPGGPAPERPAYADLPPLLRGYLRLGAWVCGAPAHDPEFDVADFFVLLDTERLSARHRRYFLGEDAR, encoded by the coding sequence ATGCCCTCGACGCCGCTCGTCGCGACTCAGCCCAGCTCGTACGTCACCTCCATCGCGGACACCACCGAACAGATCAGGGCGGCCCAGCGGCTGCGCCACCGTGTCTTCGCCGAAGAGCTCGGCGCCGCCCTCGACACGCCCCTGCCCGGCCACGACATCGACGCCTTCGACGACCTCGCCGACCACCTGATCGTCACCGACACCTCGTCCGGCGACGTCGTCGGAACGTACCGGATCATCCCGCCCGGCCGGGCCCGGCGCTCCTACTCCGACGGCGAGTTCGACCTCGTCGCCCTCAACGCCCTGCGGTCCTCCACCGTCGAGGCCGGCCGGTCCTGCGTCCACCCCGACCACCGCTCCGGCGCCGTGATCACCCTGATGTGGTCCGCACTCGCCCGCTACGTCCTGCTCTCCGGCCACCGGTACCTGGCGGGCTGCGCCTCCGTGCCGCTCGCGGACGGCGGCCGCGCCGCGACCGCCGCGTGGCTGCTCGGCACGGCCAGGCACGCGGCACCGCCCGAGCTGCGCGTGCACCCCCGGCGCCCCTGGACCCCCGGCGGTCCGGCACCGGAACGCCCTGCCTACGCCGATCTGCCGCCCCTGCTGCGCGGCTACCTCCGCCTCGGCGCGTGGGTGTGCGGAGCCCCCGCCCACGACCCGGAGTTCGACGTCGCGGACTTCTTCGTCCTCCTCGACACGGAGCGGCTCAGCGCCCGCCACCGCCGCTACTTCCTCGGGGAGGACGCGCGATGA
- a CDS encoding CaiB/BaiF CoA transferase family protein, giving the protein MPPPPPLPLAGVTVVSLEQAVAAPFATRQLADLGARVIKVERPGGGDFARRYDTTVRGQASYFVWLNRSKESITLDLKTERGLAILEELVAGADVFVQNLAPGAAARLGFGAEELRERHSSLITCTVSGYGTDGPWADRKAYDLLLQCQTGLLQLTGTPDEAARAGISVADIAGGMYAYSGILSALYTRATTGRAPAVEVSLFDALAEWMGQPAYYTRYGGTQPPRVGARHATVAPYGPFTASDGKDVLLSVQNEREWAALCRAFIGRPELADDPRFATGSDRVAHREALDAIISERFAELDSDAAMELLDRTGIANAGVNSVHEFLAHPVLTERGRWQDIRVPGTTDPVQALLPPAILSGVTPRMDPVPEAGEHTEAILAELGHGPDDIAGLREEGVCS; this is encoded by the coding sequence ATGCCGCCTCCCCCTCCTCTGCCCCTCGCGGGTGTCACTGTCGTCAGCCTGGAACAAGCCGTCGCCGCGCCCTTCGCCACCCGGCAGCTCGCCGATCTGGGGGCCAGGGTCATCAAGGTCGAGCGGCCCGGGGGCGGCGACTTCGCGCGGCGGTACGACACCACCGTGCGGGGGCAGGCCAGCTACTTCGTCTGGCTCAACCGGTCCAAGGAATCGATCACCCTCGACCTCAAGACGGAGCGGGGCCTCGCGATCCTTGAGGAGCTGGTCGCGGGCGCCGACGTGTTCGTGCAGAACCTCGCCCCGGGCGCCGCCGCGCGGCTCGGGTTCGGCGCCGAGGAGTTGCGGGAGCGCCACTCGTCCCTGATCACGTGCACCGTCAGCGGCTACGGCACGGACGGGCCGTGGGCCGACCGCAAGGCCTACGACCTGCTCCTGCAGTGCCAGACCGGACTGCTCCAGCTCACCGGCACCCCGGACGAAGCCGCGCGGGCGGGGATCTCCGTCGCGGACATCGCCGGGGGAATGTACGCCTACAGCGGCATTCTGTCGGCGTTGTACACGCGGGCGACGACGGGGCGGGCCCCGGCCGTGGAGGTGTCCCTCTTCGACGCGCTCGCCGAGTGGATGGGCCAGCCCGCCTACTACACGCGGTACGGCGGCACCCAGCCGCCCCGCGTCGGCGCCCGGCACGCGACGGTGGCGCCGTACGGCCCGTTCACGGCGTCCGACGGCAAGGACGTTCTCCTGTCGGTGCAGAACGAGCGCGAATGGGCCGCTCTGTGCCGTGCGTTCATCGGACGCCCCGAGCTGGCCGACGATCCGCGCTTCGCCACCGGGTCCGACCGTGTGGCGCACCGCGAGGCGCTCGACGCGATCATCTCCGAGCGGTTCGCGGAGCTCGACAGCGACGCGGCGATGGAGTTGCTCGACCGCACGGGCATCGCCAACGCCGGGGTCAACTCGGTGCACGAGTTCCTGGCCCACCCAGTGCTCACCGAGCGCGGACGCTGGCAGGACATCCGCGTGCCGGGCACGACCGACCCCGTACAGGCCCTGCTGCCCCCGGCCATCCTCTCCGGGGTCACCCCGCGCATGGACCCCGTGCCGGAGGCGGGCGAGCACACCGAGGCGATCCTCGCCGAGCTGGGTCACGGCCCGGACGACATCGCGGGGTTGCGCGAGGAGGGTGTCTGCTCCTGA
- a CDS encoding carboxylesterase/lipase family protein, giving the protein MKIRICRAASAVAVLAAAAAASLVPLPARAADDTLVRTDAGWVRGETTDEGRQFLGIPYARQPVGSLRWAEPRPAKPWDGVRRATSFGNRCVQSASWDPGYENPSHTEDCLDLNVYAPRGHKGGPRPVMVWLHGGGLTAGAGEDIVPDTFARSTGTVVVTVNYRLGAMGFLAAAGLDDEASDGVSGNYGLLDQQAALRWVRANIGRFGGDADRVTIAGESAGGRSVCTLLASPTARGLYRAGIVESGAYGDCAARERERAVRDGAAFAKKAGCPDPATALACLREKPAKDILAAQAGYDWGPVVGGAFLPAQPKDAYENGGAARVPVLNGANSDEGTLFAFARFDGAGAPLTAEQYPGAVIDAYGPDLGGRVLTAYPLTDHASPTHAFGAATGDRMFACTALRLNAALAHRGPVYAYEFADRTSPPFASLRELDTDFDFGATHVNEVQYLFKHFGLDSPLDREQRALARQMVQYWGSFIRTGVPRADGGPAAPDQRTRPGQLLSLRTASEGGTGISDTVHDAHRCGLWDAVPAG; this is encoded by the coding sequence ATGAAAATCCGGATATGCCGCGCCGCCTCGGCCGTCGCCGTCCTGGCGGCCGCCGCGGCGGCCTCACTCGTCCCGCTTCCCGCGCGGGCCGCGGACGACACGCTGGTGCGCACCGACGCCGGCTGGGTGCGGGGCGAGACCACCGACGAGGGACGGCAGTTCCTCGGCATCCCCTATGCGCGGCAGCCCGTCGGCAGTCTGCGCTGGGCGGAGCCCCGCCCCGCGAAGCCCTGGGACGGGGTGCGCCGGGCGACCTCCTTCGGCAACCGGTGCGTGCAGAGCGCCAGTTGGGATCCGGGGTACGAGAACCCCAGCCACACGGAGGACTGCCTCGACCTGAACGTGTACGCGCCGCGCGGCCACAAGGGGGGACCGCGGCCCGTGATGGTGTGGCTGCACGGCGGCGGGCTCACCGCGGGAGCGGGCGAGGACATCGTGCCCGACACCTTCGCCCGCAGCACCGGCACCGTCGTCGTGACCGTCAACTACCGCCTCGGCGCCATGGGGTTCCTCGCCGCCGCGGGACTCGACGACGAGGCGTCCGACGGCGTCTCCGGCAACTACGGACTGCTCGACCAGCAGGCCGCCCTGCGCTGGGTCCGCGCCAACATCGGCCGGTTCGGCGGCGACGCGGACCGCGTCACCATCGCGGGCGAGTCCGCGGGCGGCCGCTCCGTCTGCACGCTGCTCGCCTCGCCCACCGCCCGCGGCCTGTACCGCGCGGGCATCGTGGAGAGCGGGGCGTACGGCGACTGCGCGGCCCGCGAGCGTGAGCGAGCGGTCCGCGACGGCGCGGCCTTCGCGAAGAAGGCGGGCTGCCCCGACCCGGCCACCGCCCTCGCCTGCCTGCGCGAAAAGCCCGCGAAGGACATTCTCGCCGCGCAGGCCGGCTACGACTGGGGCCCGGTCGTCGGCGGCGCCTTCCTGCCCGCGCAGCCGAAGGATGCGTACGAGAACGGCGGCGCGGCCCGCGTGCCCGTGCTCAACGGCGCCAACAGCGACGAAGGCACCCTCTTCGCCTTCGCCCGGTTCGACGGCGCGGGCGCCCCGCTCACCGCTGAGCAGTACCCCGGCGCGGTCATCGACGCGTACGGTCCCGACCTGGGCGGCCGCGTCCTGACGGCGTATCCGCTCACGGACCACGCCTCGCCCACGCACGCGTTCGGCGCGGCCACCGGGGACCGGATGTTCGCCTGCACGGCCCTGCGCCTGAACGCCGCCCTCGCGCACCGCGGTCCGGTCTATGCCTACGAGTTCGCCGACCGCACCTCGCCGCCCTTCGCGTCGCTGCGCGAGCTGGACACCGACTTCGACTTCGGCGCGACCCACGTCAACGAAGTGCAGTACCTCTTCAAGCACTTCGGGCTCGACTCGCCGCTCGACAGGGAACAGCGGGCGCTCGCCCGGCAGATGGTGCAGTACTGGGGATCGTTCATCCGCACCGGCGTGCCGCGTGCCGACGGCGGGCCCGCCGCCCCCGACCAGCGCACCCGCCCGGGGCAGCTGCTCTCCCTGCGCACCGCATCCGAGGGCGGCACCGGAATCAGCGACACGGTGCACGACGCACACCGGTGCGGCCTCTGGGACGCCGTTCCTGCCGGGTGA
- a CDS encoding gamma carbonic anhydrase family protein, protein MGHEALITGIGGKDPKIDQDAFTAPTSVVIGEVTLRSGASTWYGAVLRADCGPIVVGADSNIQDNCSLHVDPGFPLTIGERVSVGHNAVLHGCTVEDDALIGMGATVLNGAVIGTGSLVAAQALVPQGMRVPPGSLVAGVPAKVRRPLTDEEREGISLNGTMYVELARAHRDAHAAE, encoded by the coding sequence ATGGGCCACGAGGCACTCATCACCGGCATCGGCGGCAAGGACCCGAAAATCGATCAGGACGCGTTCACCGCGCCGACGTCCGTCGTGATCGGTGAGGTGACCCTCCGGTCCGGGGCCAGCACCTGGTACGGCGCGGTGCTCCGCGCCGACTGCGGGCCCATCGTCGTGGGCGCCGACAGCAACATCCAGGACAACTGCAGCCTCCACGTCGACCCGGGCTTCCCCCTCACGATCGGCGAGCGCGTCTCGGTCGGCCACAACGCCGTCCTGCACGGCTGCACCGTCGAGGACGACGCGCTGATCGGCATGGGCGCCACCGTATTGAACGGCGCGGTGATCGGCACGGGTTCGCTGGTGGCCGCCCAGGCGCTGGTGCCGCAGGGCATGCGGGTGCCCCCGGGCTCACTCGTCGCGGGCGTGCCCGCCAAGGTGCGCAGGCCGCTCACCGACGAGGAGCGCGAGGGCATCTCGCTCAACGGCACGATGTACGTCGAGCTGGCCAGGGCGCACCGGGACGCGCACGCCGCGGAGTGA
- a CDS encoding DMT family transporter translates to MTALFALATSLLWGLADFGGGLLTRRIPALTVVVVSQSIAVVVLGTVVIATGAWTEWGPQLWFAVAAGLAGPVAMLAFYKALALGPMGVVSPLGSLGVAVPVGVGLMLGERPGLAQFAGIAVAFAGIVLAGGPELRGAPVQRRAVLLTLLAAFGFGGVMALIAEASSGLTGLFLALFVQRVTNVAAGGAALYASVRRGGGALPEGSGTAGGGMGVVRAALPALAFVGLADVAANGTYSVAAQHGPVTVAAVLASVYPVVTALAARLVLKERLRGVQAAGAGLALVGTVLLAT, encoded by the coding sequence ATGACCGCACTGTTCGCCCTGGCCACCAGCCTGCTGTGGGGCCTCGCCGACTTCGGGGGCGGACTGCTGACCCGGCGCATCCCCGCCCTCACCGTGGTGGTCGTCTCGCAGTCCATCGCGGTGGTGGTGCTCGGCACCGTCGTGATCGCGACCGGCGCGTGGACGGAGTGGGGGCCACAGCTGTGGTTCGCGGTGGCCGCGGGACTGGCCGGACCCGTCGCGATGCTCGCCTTCTACAAGGCCCTCGCCCTCGGGCCGATGGGCGTCGTCTCGCCGCTCGGCTCGCTCGGCGTCGCCGTACCGGTCGGTGTCGGGCTCATGCTCGGCGAGCGGCCCGGGCTCGCCCAGTTCGCGGGGATCGCCGTCGCGTTCGCGGGCATCGTGCTCGCGGGCGGGCCGGAACTGCGGGGCGCTCCCGTGCAGCGGCGGGCCGTCCTGCTCACCCTCCTCGCCGCGTTCGGGTTCGGCGGTGTGATGGCCCTGATCGCCGAGGCGTCGAGCGGCCTGACCGGTCTGTTCCTCGCGCTGTTCGTGCAGCGGGTGACGAACGTGGCGGCGGGCGGCGCGGCGCTGTACGCCTCCGTGCGGAGGGGCGGCGGGGCACTCCCCGAGGGCTCCGGGACGGCAGGAGGCGGCATGGGTGTCGTACGGGCCGCACTGCCGGCTCTCGCCTTCGTCGGCCTGGCGGACGTCGCCGCCAACGGCACGTACTCGGTGGCCGCGCAGCACGGCCCGGTCACCGTGGCCGCCGTCCTCGCCTCGGTCTACCCGGTGGTGACGGCGCTGGCGGCGCGGCTGGTCCTGAAGGAACGCCTGCGCGGGGTGCAGGCGGCGGGCGCGGGCCTGGCCCTGGTGGGCACGGTCCTGCTGGCGACCTGA
- a CDS encoding DedA family protein, with amino-acid sequence MHVQEWLEQVPAVSIYALVGLVIGLESLGIPLPGEIVLVSAALLSSQYGDINPVILGACATAGAIIGDSIGYAIGRKGGRPLLAWLERKFPKHFGAANVATAERSFQKWGMWAVFFGRFIALLRIFAGPLAGVLRMPYWKFLIANVLGGIVWAGGTTAVIYYIGVVAEDWLKRFSYVGLGIAVLIGVGSMLFVKRRAKKVAAEAEAEAAAAEPAASATAAERQPVPVAD; translated from the coding sequence TTGCACGTCCAGGAGTGGCTGGAGCAGGTACCGGCCGTCAGCATCTACGCGCTGGTGGGGCTCGTCATCGGCCTCGAAAGTCTGGGCATCCCGCTGCCCGGCGAGATCGTCCTCGTCTCGGCGGCGCTCCTCTCCTCCCAGTACGGTGACATCAACCCGGTGATCCTCGGGGCGTGCGCCACCGCGGGCGCCATCATCGGCGACTCCATCGGGTACGCCATCGGGCGCAAGGGCGGACGGCCGCTCCTCGCCTGGCTGGAACGCAAGTTCCCCAAGCACTTCGGCGCCGCGAACGTGGCGACCGCCGAGCGGTCGTTCCAGAAGTGGGGCATGTGGGCGGTCTTCTTCGGTCGCTTCATCGCACTCCTGCGCATCTTCGCGGGCCCGCTCGCGGGTGTCCTGCGCATGCCGTACTGGAAGTTCCTGATCGCCAACGTCCTCGGCGGCATCGTCTGGGCGGGCGGCACCACCGCCGTCATCTACTACATCGGCGTGGTCGCCGAGGACTGGCTGAAGCGGTTCTCGTACGTGGGACTCGGCATCGCCGTGCTCATCGGCGTCGGCTCGATGCTGTTCGTCAAGCGCCGCGCGAAGAAGGTGGCGGCGGAGGCCGAGGCGGAAGCGGCGGCCGCGGAACCGGCCGCGTCCGCGACGGCCGCCGAGCGACAGCCGGTCCCGGTCGCGGACTGA
- a CDS encoding lysophospholipid acyltransferase family protein, translating into MSAWTVDRGCPASCAADPDPRVPFGELARRYATLTYALTRAVARGDRLAEPSALRAEARAVLSALGVGVEGVEDAPFSVRTGGVGTLVVANHISWLDVVALLAVEPVSVLAKREVGRWPVVGALARRAGTRFIDRDGSPRELPGVVHELADCLRGGTSVLVFPQATTWCSASGGRFRRAAFQAAADAGAPVRPVTVEYRQDGGPSTAPAFLGEEDFTASLRRVAGARGLRVRVAARTPLWGTDRRALADAARRAVLGAGVVDEACVARGVDPSTGASYGPVATSCCKAA; encoded by the coding sequence ATGAGCGCGTGGACGGTCGACCGCGGCTGTCCCGCGTCCTGCGCCGCCGACCCGGACCCGCGCGTGCCGTTCGGTGAACTCGCGCGCCGCTACGCCACGTTGACGTACGCCCTGACCCGCGCCGTGGCCCGAGGCGACCGGCTGGCCGAACCGTCGGCCCTGCGGGCCGAGGCCCGTGCGGTGCTCAGCGCGCTCGGGGTGGGCGTGGAAGGGGTCGAGGACGCGCCGTTCAGCGTGCGGACGGGGGGCGTGGGCACGCTGGTCGTCGCCAACCACATCTCGTGGCTCGACGTCGTCGCGCTGCTCGCCGTCGAACCGGTGAGCGTCCTCGCCAAGCGCGAGGTCGGCCGGTGGCCGGTGGTCGGCGCGCTGGCCCGGCGCGCGGGCACGCGGTTCATCGACCGTGACGGCAGCCCGCGCGAACTGCCGGGAGTCGTCCATGAGCTGGCCGACTGTCTGCGCGGTGGCACGTCGGTGCTCGTGTTTCCCCAGGCGACGACCTGGTGCTCCGCCTCCGGTGGCCGGTTCCGGAGGGCAGCCTTCCAGGCGGCGGCCGACGCGGGCGCGCCCGTCCGTCCGGTGACGGTCGAGTACCGCCAGGACGGTGGGCCGAGCACGGCCCCGGCCTTCCTCGGCGAGGAGGACTTCACCGCCTCGCTGCGCAGAGTGGCGGGCGCGCGCGGCCTGCGCGTACGGGTCGCGGCGCGCACGCCGCTGTGGGGCACCGACCGCCGCGCACTGGCCGACGCGGCGAGACGAGCGGTGCTCGGGGCCGGAGTCGTGGACGAGGCGTGTGTTGCGCGAGGGGTTGACCCTTCAACTGGGGCCTCCTATGGTCCCGTTGCAACAAGTTGCTGCAAGGCGGCATGA
- the istB gene encoding IS21-like element helper ATPase IstB, producing MTTLGCALFATRWLQAPLYFGLVAAQGVYVYKFFNELWHLIHHVISGHADETHVMLAVLKLVDVVMIANLLIMVIVGGYETFVSRIGLQGHRDQPEWLSHVNSNVLKVKLATAIVGISSVHLLQMFVDVHHTPRHDLLWGTVIHMAFIASAAILAYMSGPMAAHEAKTRAVKDTGRTAVIPAQRDGGGAGGGAPAELSTGAEERIEAAGFPARKVLEMFDEAHLRAPEPQVITRLGKVDFVSRKANVVLLGGPGTGKTHLAVALGVRACQAGHRVLFATAAEWGARLAEARAAGRLRKELARLDAYPVLVVDEVGYVPFEADVAHLLFQLVSHRYERGSLIVTGSRPLGRWDEVFGDSATASATVDRLAHHAEVVTLDADSYRTRRLDLDSTQVMGAGDAGPATPF from the coding sequence ATGACCACGCTGGGCTGCGCCCTCTTCGCGACCCGGTGGCTCCAAGCCCCCCTGTACTTCGGCTTGGTGGCCGCGCAGGGTGTGTACGTCTACAAGTTCTTCAACGAGCTGTGGCACCTCATCCACCACGTCATCAGCGGGCACGCGGACGAGACGCACGTCATGCTCGCCGTCCTCAAGCTCGTCGACGTGGTGATGATCGCCAATCTGCTGATCATGGTGATCGTCGGGGGATACGAGACGTTCGTCTCACGGATCGGACTGCAGGGCCACCGGGACCAGCCCGAGTGGCTCTCGCACGTCAACTCCAACGTCCTGAAGGTCAAGCTGGCCACCGCGATCGTGGGGATCTCGTCCGTGCATCTGCTCCAGATGTTCGTCGACGTGCACCACACGCCCCGCCACGACCTGCTGTGGGGGACCGTCATCCACATGGCGTTCATCGCCTCCGCGGCGATCCTCGCCTACATGTCGGGGCCCATGGCGGCCCATGAGGCGAAGACGCGCGCAGTGAAGGACACCGGGCGGACCGCCGTCATTCCCGCGCAGCGGGACGGCGGCGGGGCCGGCGGAGGGGCACCGGCCGAGCTCTCGACCGGCGCCGAGGAGCGCATCGAGGCCGCCGGGTTCCCCGCGAGGAAAGTCCTGGAGATGTTCGACGAGGCGCATCTGCGGGCGCCCGAGCCCCAGGTGATCACCCGCCTCGGCAAGGTCGACTTCGTCAGCCGCAAGGCGAACGTGGTGCTGCTCGGCGGGCCCGGTACCGGCAAGACGCACCTGGCGGTAGCCCTCGGCGTACGCGCCTGCCAGGCCGGGCACCGGGTGCTGTTCGCGACCGCCGCCGAGTGGGGTGCCCGGCTCGCCGAGGCCAGGGCCGCGGGGCGGCTGCGCAAGGAGCTGGCACGCCTCGACGCCTACCCGGTGCTCGTCGTGGACGAGGTCGGCTACGTGCCCTTCGAGGCCGACGTCGCCCACCTGCTCTTCCAGCTCGTCTCGCACCGCTACGAGCGGGGCTCGCTCATCGTCACCGGCAGTCGGCCACTGGGCCGCTGGGACGAGGTGTTCGGCGACAGCGCGACGGCGTCCGCGACGGTGGACCGGCTGGCCCACCACGCGGAGGTCGTCACTCTCGACGCGGACAGCTACCGGACGCGCCGCCTGGACCTGGACAGCACGCAGGTCATGGGGGCGGGCGACGCGGGGCCCGCCACACCTTTCTGA